From the genome of Campylobacter magnus, one region includes:
- a CDS encoding diacylglycerol kinase, whose product MKPQYHFYNNTKFALQGFLAMWRSEKSFRIELFICLPLIVISLFVPCSLIEHILLIASMIFIFFAEAMNSGIEAVVDLVSPEYHELAGKAKDCASAGVFCAITIAVLCWVLVLAKALGILEFPNL is encoded by the coding sequence TTGAAGCCGCAGTATCATTTTTACAATAACACAAAGTTTGCTTTGCAGGGCTTTTTGGCTATGTGGCGCAGTGAAAAAAGCTTTAGAATAGAGCTTTTTATTTGCTTGCCACTTATTGTTATCTCGCTTTTTGTGCCTTGTTCTTTGATAGAGCATATTTTGCTAATTGCTAGCATGATTTTTATATTTTTTGCTGAGGCGATGAACTCTGGGATTGAAGCGGTTGTGGATTTAGTAAGCCCTGAGTATCACGAATTAGCCGGCAAGGCAAAGGACTGCGCTAGTGCTGGGGTGTTTTGCGCTATTACTATTGCTGTGCTTTGCTGGGTTTTAGTGCTAGCAAAGGCCTTAGGAATTCTAGAATTCCCTAACCTTTAA
- a CDS encoding type II toxin-antitoxin system prevent-host-death family antitoxin, producing the protein MTFSKDEIYTATQVVRNFSEVLSKVSTGENNRAFIVKNNKFEAVMLSMSEYERLNKAEELLKKIYEQRKKEEV; encoded by the coding sequence GTGACTTTTAGCAAGGACGAAATCTACACCGCAACGCAAGTGGTGCGTAATTTCAGCGAAGTTCTTAGCAAGGTAAGCACTGGCGAAAATAATAGAGCCTTTATCGTAAAAAACAATAAATTCGAAGCTGTAATGCTAAGTATGAGCGAGTATGAAAGGCTAAATAAAGCCGAAGAACTACTAAAAAAAATCTACGAACAGCGCAAAAAAGAAGAGGTATAA
- a CDS encoding alpha/beta fold hydrolase, which produces MASREISYNGIKYNISYEIVGRGEEILFLHGWGAKKEVMKKAFGSYFDDFRQIYVDLPGFGASSIEKALVTEQYAGIIREFLASIGSHPLCAVGHSFGGKVASLLAPRVLVLLSSAGIPIKKKFSTRVKIRLFKMFKAMGFGFLWRIFASKDVAGMSATMYETLKNVVNEDFTSVFANCPSRILIFWGAEDSTTPLSCGKKISEIARNCVRFEPLSGDHFFFLTHGESIAANTAALIAQMQDGIAQGKSEEEIDKELNMKGEL; this is translated from the coding sequence ATGGCAAGTAGAGAAATAAGCTATAATGGCATTAAATATAATATCAGCTATGAGATTGTAGGGCGTGGAGAGGAGATACTTTTTCTTCACGGCTGGGGTGCAAAAAAAGAAGTGATGAAAAAGGCTTTTGGCTCTTATTTTGATGATTTTCGCCAGATTTATGTAGATTTGCCTGGCTTTGGTGCTAGTAGTATTGAAAAAGCCCTTGTTACAGAGCAATACGCAGGCATCATCCGTGAGTTTTTAGCCAGTATCGGCTCTCATCCGCTTTGTGCGGTGGGGCATAGCTTTGGCGGTAAGGTCGCTTCTTTGCTAGCGCCAAGAGTGCTAGTTTTGCTAAGCTCAGCTGGAATTCCTATCAAAAAGAAATTTAGCACTAGGGTTAAGATTCGCTTATTTAAGATGTTTAAGGCTATGGGCTTTGGCTTTTTGTGGAGAATATTTGCTAGCAAGGATGTAGCTGGCATGAGCGCTACTATGTATGAGACGCTAAAAAATGTAGTAAATGAAGATTTTACTAGCGTTTTTGCTAATTGTCCATCTAGAATTCTCATCTTTTGGGGCGCAGAAGATAGCACTACACCACTAAGCTGTGGCAAAAAAATCTCAGAAATAGCTAGAAACTGCGTGAGATTTGAGCCACTTAGTGGGGATCATTTCTTTTTTCTCACGCACGGAGAGAGCATAGCAGCAAATACAGCTGCCCTAATAGCACAAATGCAAGATGGCATAGCTCAGGGCAAGAGCGAAGAAGAAATAGATAAAGAATTAAATATGAAAGGTGAGCTATGA
- a CDS encoding Mur ligase family protein codes for MIGFSAWIFTVTLGFYTICSLQWYSYRVERALFHCAKPKWHLYFALAPFVLFVLVLALLPKLSLIIAIAYAGLIVYWQFKMATKLVMTDRTTRYFLLLAFVSILCLFGGGKKWYLLAPAIIIAVVLSVYISAFIEKKLGKKYIQKAKEKLGAMPNLKIVLITASYGKTSIKNYLKTLLDESYKTYASPRSVNTLMGLAADINDNLADNTQIYIAEAGARVKGDIAEITKFLNPHCVIIGQIGDAHIEYFKSIDAVRATKLEALQSARLEHIVAHSSTGLSDDEKCVIYDKNVKNVKASLDALSFELKIGKDNFGFEIPRLLGEFNAANVAAAALMASYLGLNATQIDARSKHIKNAEHRLNRMDNGGKIIIDDGFNGNFEGMSASYKLCATYNGSKVLVTPGIIEGQKGINAKLAKVADGIFETVIITSTLNAAELKSELKHAKVVELKHKSELVAALAEHTKAGDLVLFSNDAPQHI; via the coding sequence ATGATAGGTTTTTCTGCCTGGATTTTTACTGTTACTTTGGGGTTTTATACGATTTGTTCGTTGCAGTGGTATAGCTACCGAGTAGAGCGTGCTTTGTTTCACTGCGCAAAGCCAAAGTGGCATTTATACTTTGCGCTTGCGCCTTTTGTGCTTTTTGTACTAGTGCTTGCGCTGCTACCAAAGCTCTCACTCATCATCGCTATTGCTTACGCAGGGCTTATTGTTTACTGGCAATTTAAAATGGCTACAAAGCTTGTAATGACTGATAGAACTACTAGGTATTTTTTGCTTTTAGCTTTTGTTTCTATTCTTTGTCTTTTTGGTGGGGGCAAAAAATGGTATTTGCTAGCTCCTGCTATCATTATAGCAGTGGTGCTTAGCGTGTATATTTCAGCCTTTATAGAAAAAAAACTAGGCAAAAAATATATACAAAAAGCAAAAGAAAAACTTGGCGCCATGCCAAATCTAAAAATCGTGCTAATCACCGCAAGCTATGGCAAAACTAGCATCAAAAACTATCTAAAAACTCTACTAGATGAAAGCTATAAAACCTACGCTTCGCCTCGTTCTGTAAATACTCTCATGGGACTAGCAGCAGATATAAACGATAATCTTGCTGATAACACCCAAATCTACATCGCAGAAGCTGGCGCAAGAGTAAAAGGCGATATAGCTGAAATAACTAAGTTTTTAAATCCGCATTGTGTGATTATCGGTCAAATCGGCGATGCGCATATAGAATATTTTAAAAGCATAGACGCTGTTCGTGCTACAAAGCTAGAAGCCTTACAAAGCGCGCGCCTGGAGCATATAGTGGCTCACTCTAGCACAGGACTAAGCGATGATGAAAAATGCGTGATTTATGATAAAAATGTAAAAAATGTAAAAGCTAGCTTGGATGCGCTTAGCTTTGAGCTAAAAATCGGTAAGGATAACTTTGGCTTTGAGATACCAAGGCTGCTAGGCGAGTTTAATGCTGCAAATGTCGCAGCAGCTGCTCTCATGGCTAGTTATCTTGGTCTAAATGCTACGCAAATAGATGCTAGATCAAAGCATATCAAAAACGCAGAACACCGTCTAAACCGCATGGATAATGGTGGTAAAATCATCATTGATGATGGCTTTAATGGTAATTTTGAAGGCATGAGTGCTAGCTATAAGCTATGCGCTACTTATAATGGCTCAAAAGTGCTAGTAACCCCTGGTATAATAGAGGGACAAAAAGGCATAAATGCTAAGCTAGCAAAGGTGGCTGATGGTATATTTGAGACTGTGATAATCACAAGTACGCTAAACGCAGCTGAGCTAAAAAGCGAGCTAAAACACGCAAAAGTAGTAGAGCTAAAACATAAAAGCGAGCTAGTAGCAGCTTTAGCAGAGCATACAAAAGCAGGTGATCTAGTGCTATTTAGCAATGACGCCCCGCAGCATATCTAA
- a CDS encoding glycosyltransferase family 2 protein codes for MNIELSIIVPCYNESEVVEKFFSAMVGNNGILNNLGLNCELVFINDGSKDNTLELLKAQKEIYSNKSNLDIKIVNLSRNFGKEAAMSAGFSVASGEAIVPMDADLQDPPELIAKFVELWRQGYDVVLAKRNDRQEDSFAKRFSSSLFYKLNNKISDVKLPDNVGDFRLFTRKVLNAINSLPENQRFMKGIFAWVGFRSITIEYKRPQRIAGSSKFNGWKLWNFALQGITGFGTLPLRIWTYIGFIVSFLAFIYASFLILRTLIMGIDLPGYASLVVIILFLGGLQLIGVGILGEYVGRIYMESKHRPPFIIDEIY; via the coding sequence GTGAATATAGAACTTAGTATTATCGTGCCTTGCTACAATGAAAGCGAGGTTGTAGAAAAATTTTTTTCTGCTATGGTAGGAAATAATGGTATCTTAAATAATCTTGGGCTTAACTGCGAGCTGGTTTTTATAAATGATGGTAGCAAAGATAATACTTTAGAGCTATTAAAAGCCCAAAAAGAAATTTATAGTAATAAATCTAATCTAGATATAAAAATAGTAAATTTATCAAGAAATTTTGGTAAAGAGGCTGCTATGAGTGCTGGATTTAGCGTGGCTAGCGGTGAGGCGATAGTGCCTATGGATGCTGATTTACAAGACCCACCTGAGCTTATAGCTAAGTTTGTAGAGCTTTGGAGGCAAGGCTATGATGTGGTTTTAGCTAAGCGAAATGATAGGCAAGAAGATAGTTTTGCTAAAAGATTTAGTTCAAGTCTATTTTATAAACTTAATAATAAAATATCTGATGTAAAACTCCCTGATAATGTAGGCGATTTTCGCCTTTTTACTCGTAAGGTGCTAAATGCTATAAACTCACTGCCCGAAAATCAGCGTTTTATGAAAGGCATTTTTGCTTGGGTTGGTTTTAGAAGCATTACGATCGAATACAAAAGACCTCAAAGGATTGCTGGTAGTTCTAAGTTTAATGGCTGGAAGCTGTGGAATTTTGCTTTGCAAGGTATTACTGGCTTTGGGACATTGCCTTTGCGTATTTGGACTTATATAGGTTTTATCGTTTCATTTTTAGCTTTTATTTATGCTAGTTTTTTGATATTACGCACTTTGATTATGGGTATAGATTTGCCTGGCTATGCTTCACTTGTGGTTATTATATTGTTTTTAGGCGGGCTTCAGCTTATAGGCGTAGGAATTCTAGGTGAATATGTGGGGCGGATATATATGGAAAGCAAACACAGACCGCCTTTTATAATAGATGAAATTTATTAA
- a CDS encoding GtrA family protein, translating into MKFIKSQSFLYLIVGGATTAVNFIVYSFLVYFDITGVLVANAIAWFLAVLFAFFTNKHFVFYFHSYNSFFKEFYLFVLARGLSGVFEIFVPSGLIYLGLDARLFDIEGFWAKFIVSVFVVVANYFFSKFFIFK; encoded by the coding sequence ATGAAATTTATTAAATCTCAGAGCTTTTTGTATCTAATAGTTGGTGGGGCTACTACGGCTGTAAATTTTATAGTTTATAGCTTTTTGGTTTATTTTGATATCACCGGAGTGTTAGTAGCTAACGCTATTGCTTGGTTTTTAGCGGTGCTTTTTGCTTTTTTTACAAATAAGCATTTCGTCTTTTATTTTCATAGCTATAATAGTTTTTTTAAAGAGTTTTATCTTTTTGTTTTAGCTAGGGGGCTAAGTGGAGTTTTTGAGATATTTGTGCCTAGTGGGCTTATTTATCTAGGGCTTGATGCTAGACTTTTTGATATAGAGGGCTTTTGGGCGAAGTTTATAGTGAGTGTATTTGTCGTGGTGGCAAATTATTTTTTTTCTAAGTTTTTTATTTTTAAATAA
- a CDS encoding DUF6311 domain-containing protein — translation MREINIFLLFSLFLSLTIFGLIYGYDILNPTYDAWIFKDGYHDIIQHYMGWLFYRQSPWHFPIGLIDNLAYPYQFSVIYTDSIPILAVFFKSISFLLPDTFQYFGLWGIVCLFLSSFFSSLIIFKLTKNIYYSLLCSLFFILAPVMHMRMFGHHALSSHWILLAGLYICVIKNELTRWQFRVSWCVLFGISICVHAYFVPMLGFLLLGCVISNFLKDKKLSFLLDLILPILSVLFIMWILGAFSFGGSKSAGGFGYYSANLNTLFYSAPISIFAPNIPNGLISYIFNLSIMPGQYEGYGYLGLGILVLSGICLLLLFKNIKNIKIKIDYLIIIFILLLSFFYALSNNIYFNETKLLSIVLNPSLEQFFSTFRASGRFIWLLDYSLLIIIFYFIYKNFKKSVLVLVFACLCLQCYDLKDYFIRFKKESNMIYQNDFLSKLPKGKNIVICDSPFLSNIDEMFDYSKNIFNLAYYAYRNSTSINDFYIARKNEKKILEYKILIQSELNMGKLRDDAIYVFTTDYYKNYDSVLDFKNINGYMFGWKK, via the coding sequence ATGAGAGAAATAAATATTTTTTTGCTTTTTAGCTTATTTTTAAGTTTAACTATTTTTGGTCTTATTTATGGCTACGATATACTTAATCCCACTTATGATGCATGGATATTTAAAGACGGATATCATGATATTATTCAGCATTACATGGGCTGGCTTTTTTATAGACAAAGTCCTTGGCATTTTCCTATTGGCTTGATTGATAATTTGGCTTATCCTTATCAATTTTCTGTGATTTATACTGATAGCATTCCTATTTTAGCTGTATTTTTTAAATCTATTTCTTTTTTGTTACCAGATACTTTTCAATATTTTGGCTTATGGGGCATAGTCTGTCTTTTTTTAAGTAGTTTTTTTTCATCACTTATAATATTTAAATTAACAAAAAATATTTATTATTCTTTACTTTGTTCTTTATTTTTTATTTTAGCACCTGTTATGCACATGAGAATGTTTGGCCATCATGCTCTAAGTTCTCATTGGATACTACTTGCTGGTCTTTATATATGCGTGATAAAAAACGAACTTACTAGGTGGCAATTTAGAGTTTCTTGGTGTGTTCTTTTTGGGATTTCAATATGTGTGCATGCATATTTTGTGCCTATGTTAGGATTTTTGCTTTTAGGTTGTGTTATATCTAATTTTTTAAAAGATAAAAAATTATCTTTTTTACTTGATTTGATTTTGCCTATATTAAGTGTATTATTTATCATGTGGATTTTAGGAGCTTTTAGTTTTGGTGGTAGCAAATCAGCTGGTGGCTTTGGGTATTATAGTGCAAATTTAAATACTCTTTTTTATTCAGCCCCTATTAGTATTTTTGCACCAAATATTCCAAATGGACTTATCTCGTATATTTTTAATCTTAGTATAATGCCTGGACAATATGAAGGGTATGGATATCTTGGGCTTGGAATACTTGTCCTTAGTGGTATTTGTTTGTTGTTATTATTTAAAAATATAAAAAACATAAAAATAAAAATAGATTATTTAATTATCATTTTTATCTTACTATTATCCTTTTTTTATGCCCTTAGTAATAATATTTATTTCAATGAAACAAAACTGCTCTCTATCGTACTCAATCCTAGTTTGGAGCAATTTTTTTCTACTTTTAGGGCTAGTGGCAGATTTATTTGGTTGCTTGATTATTCTTTGCTTATTATTATTTTTTATTTTATTTATAAAAATTTTAAGAAATCGGTTTTGGTTTTAGTTTTTGCATGTTTATGCTTACAATGCTATGATTTAAAAGATTATTTTATTCGTTTTAAAAAAGAGTCAAATATGATATATCAAAATGACTTTTTATCAAAACTGCCAAAAGGCAAAAATATTGTTATTTGTGATTCTCCATTTTTAAGCAATATTGATGAAATGTTCGATTATTCTAAGAATATTTTTAATTTAGCTTATTATGCTTATAGAAATTCTACCTCAATAAATGATTTTTATATAGCTAGAAAAAATGAGAAAAAAATTTTAGAATATAAGATCTTGATTCAATCAGAGCTTAATATGGGTAAGTTAAGAGATGATGCGATTTACGTGTTCACAACAGATTACTACAAAAATTATGATAGTGTGCTAGATTTTAAAAATATTAACGGATATATGTTTGGATGGAAAAAATAG
- a CDS encoding YggS family pyridoxal phosphate-dependent enzyme: MNKAQFEALLEQVGSAKLVAVSKSVDTHDVKGLASFGQLDFGENRVQELERKIEGLVGISADYSRLRWHFIGRLQSNKINALLALRPALWQSCESVDAALSVEKRLSYELPCLIQINSANESSKQGASLNEAVDIYHEICERCKHLKPVGVMSIGANNSDESVIAKSFEDTYKVFESLQKHGAKICSMGMSDDWRIALKCGSNMLRLGRILW; this comes from the coding sequence ATGAATAAGGCTCAGTTTGAGGCTCTTTTAGAGCAAGTAGGGAGCGCAAAGCTAGTAGCAGTTAGCAAGAGCGTAGATACTCACGATGTAAAAGGACTAGCTAGCTTTGGACAGCTGGATTTTGGCGAAAATAGAGTTCAAGAATTAGAGCGAAAAATAGAGGGCTTAGTTGGGATAAGTGCTGATTACAGCAGACTTCGCTGGCATTTTATCGGCAGGCTTCAAAGTAATAAAATAAACGCACTTTTAGCCCTGCGCCCTGCTTTATGGCAAAGCTGCGAGAGTGTGGATGCTGCACTAAGCGTAGAAAAACGCCTTAGCTACGAGCTGCCTTGCCTAATCCAAATCAACAGCGCAAATGAAAGTAGCAAACAAGGCGCAAGCTTAAATGAGGCGGTGGATATTTACCATGAGATTTGCGAGCGTTGCAAGCATTTAAAGCCTGTTGGCGTGATGAGCATAGGTGCTAATAATAGCGATGAAAGCGTGATAGCAAAGAGCTTTGAGGATACCTATAAGGTCTTTGAGAGCCTACAAAAGCACGGCGCAAAAATCTGCTCAATGGGTATGAGTGATGACTGGCGTATTGCGCTAAAATGCGGCTCAAATATGCTCCGCCTTGGCCGCATACTTTGGTAG
- a CDS encoding M50 family metallopeptidase, with amino-acid sequence MSSKLQSLLFALVLIASFYYWGAYFAATILALSFLIFFHELGHFIVAKLLGVAVNVFSVGFGAPVFERQFGSTKYRISAIWLGGYVQLKGQDDARPELKNYDKDSYNTLSPLGRIAVLFAGPAFNIILAFLLYIAVGVLGIEKLAPNIGQIVPNSPAINILQKGDKITAINGTAITHWDEIKPLLKTEPMSVEILRDGQKLSLNLTPKIMESKNIFGESVLTPMLGIGASGELVTLYFSGFELVNFALDETIKASKLIYQSLEKLVLGVVPINQLGGIVAMADITTKAAAISLSTLFIITALISVNLGILNLLPLPVLDGGHIVFNLYEMIFRRPVGERVFVVLSYGSMALLFSLMAFTIANDIYRLAGGYE; translated from the coding sequence ATGTCATCAAAACTTCAATCTCTGCTTTTTGCGCTTGTGCTAATAGCTAGTTTTTATTACTGGGGGGCGTATTTTGCTGCTACGATTTTAGCCCTTTCTTTTCTTATATTTTTTCACGAGCTTGGGCATTTTATCGTCGCAAAACTGCTTGGTGTAGCGGTAAATGTATTTAGCGTGGGCTTTGGCGCACCTGTCTTTGAGCGTCAGTTTGGCAGCACAAAATACCGCATAAGCGCAATCTGGCTAGGCGGATATGTCCAGCTAAAAGGCCAAGATGACGCTCGCCCTGAGCTAAAAAACTACGATAAAGATAGCTATAACACGCTTAGCCCGCTTGGGCGAATTGCTGTGCTTTTTGCTGGGCCTGCTTTTAATATAATTTTAGCATTTTTGCTCTATATCGCTGTGGGCGTGCTAGGCATAGAAAAACTAGCGCCAAATATAGGACAAATCGTGCCAAACTCGCCTGCTATTAATATTCTACAAAAAGGCGATAAAATCACTGCGATAAATGGCACCGCTATCACGCACTGGGATGAGATAAAGCCGCTTTTAAAAACCGAGCCTATGAGCGTAGAAATACTGCGTGATGGGCAAAAACTAAGCCTTAATCTAACACCAAAAATCATGGAGAGCAAAAATATTTTTGGCGAGAGCGTGCTAACCCCTATGCTAGGAATAGGCGCAAGTGGTGAGCTAGTAACCTTATATTTTAGTGGGTTTGAGCTTGTTAATTTTGCCCTTGATGAGACTATAAAGGCTAGCAAGCTTATCTATCAAAGCTTAGAAAAGCTCGTGCTTGGCGTGGTGCCGATAAATCAGCTTGGAGGCATTGTCGCTATGGCTGATATCACGACAAAAGCAGCTGCGATTAGCCTTAGCACCTTGTTTATCATTACAGCTTTAATTTCGGTAAATCTTGGGATTTTAAATCTTTTGCCTTTGCCTGTGCTTGATGGTGGGCATATTGTTTTTAATCTCTATGAGATGATTTTTAGAAGGCCTGTTGGAGAAAGGGTCTTTGTAGTGCTAAGCTATGGTAGTATGGCGCTGCTTTTTTCTCTCATGGCTTTTACTATCGCAAATGACATTTACAGACTAGCAGGTGGATATGAATAA
- the rpe gene encoding ribulose-phosphate 3-epimerase codes for MYVAPSLLSADFGRLNDEIAAVCEAGADLLHLDIMDGHFVPNLTFGAPVMNAIKKAAKVPLDIHLMVENVDFFVDYFLDFKPKFLSFHIERATHPLRLIEHIRKAGVSPAVVLNPHTSLNTLEYILSEIDMVLLMSVNPGFGGQSFIQSSLAKIAALRAMIDESGAKCLIEVDGGVSGQNIAELDIAGVDIAVAGSFVFGSNDYAAAIKALKV; via the coding sequence ATGTATGTAGCCCCTAGCTTGCTCTCGGCTGATTTTGGCAGGTTAAATGATGAAATAGCTGCTGTTTGTGAGGCTGGTGCGGATCTTTTGCACTTAGATATTATGGATGGGCATTTTGTGCCAAATCTTACTTTTGGAGCACCTGTAATGAATGCTATCAAAAAAGCTGCCAAAGTCCCACTAGATATTCATCTTATGGTAGAAAATGTTGATTTTTTTGTTGATTATTTTTTGGATTTTAAGCCAAAGTTTCTTAGCTTTCATATCGAGCGTGCCACGCATCCATTGCGCCTAATTGAGCATATAAGAAAAGCAGGAGTAAGCCCAGCTGTGGTGCTAAATCCGCACACTAGCCTAAACACGCTAGAATACATTTTAAGCGAGATTGATATGGTGCTTTTGATGAGTGTAAATCCTGGTTTTGGCGGACAGAGCTTCATCCAAAGCAGCCTAGCAAAAATCGCTGCCTTGCGAGCGATGATAGATGAGAGTGGGGCAAAGTGCCTAATAGAAGTAGATGGCGGAGTAAGCGGACAAAATATAGCCGAGCTTGATATAGCAGGCGTAGATATCGCTGTGGCAGGCTCTTTTGTCTTTGGCTCAAACGACTACGCAGCAGCCATAAAAGCGCTAAAAGTATAA
- a CDS encoding 3'-5' exonuclease — translation MIKLRKKQKVDKFANFIDILKKAPLSRDAFVQIAGRALGEYGFDVSEIENFFALGLELFEREGHVGLATAERLLGEQEFCVVDIETTGSVRSGQIIEIGAIKLKGGEKIGHFSTLVFAPQVPPVITELTGITSAMLVGAPSLAHALSEFRRFLGQAVFVAHNVSFDFGFISTSLVSLGQPPLFNRRLCTVELARRTIESERYGLDVLKELLGIKNTHHRAYSDAISAGQILLHGFKKLPDWVHTPEDLITFSKTAPSLQLEREEIREYVEF, via the coding sequence TTGATAAAATTAAGAAAAAAACAAAAAGTAGATAAATTCGCTAATTTCATTGATATTTTAAAAAAAGCTCCGCTTAGTCGTGATGCGTTTGTGCAGATTGCTGGCAGGGCTCTTGGCGAGTATGGCTTTGATGTGAGTGAAATAGAAAACTTTTTTGCGCTTGGACTTGAGCTTTTTGAGCGTGAGGGGCATGTGGGACTAGCTACAGCAGAGCGGCTTTTAGGCGAGCAGGAGTTTTGTGTAGTTGATATCGAGACCACAGGCTCAGTGCGCAGCGGTCAAATCATAGAAATCGGCGCAATAAAGCTAAAAGGCGGCGAGAAAATAGGGCATTTTTCTACGCTAGTTTTTGCCCCGCAAGTCCCACCTGTCATCACAGAACTAACTGGCATAACTAGCGCAATGCTAGTTGGCGCACCTAGTCTTGCTCATGCTTTAAGTGAGTTTAGGCGCTTTTTGGGTCAGGCGGTTTTTGTAGCGCATAATGTAAGCTTTGATTTTGGCTTTATTAGTACTTCGCTAGTTTCTTTAGGACAGCCGCCGCTTTTTAACCGCAGGCTTTGTACTGTTGAGCTTGCTAGGCGCACGATTGAGAGTGAGCGTTACGGCCTAGATGTGCTAAAAGAGCTGCTAGGTATCAAAAACACACACCACAGAGCTTATAGCGATGCTATATCGGCTGGGCAGATTTTATTACATGGATTTAAAAAACTGCCTGATTGGGTTCACACGCCAGAGGATCTCATTACTTTTAGCAAGACAGCGCCTAGCTTACAGCTTGAGCGTGAAGAGATTAGGGAGTATGTTGAGTTTTAA
- a CDS encoding DNA recombination protein RmuC: MDNIFWIIVGIAFVTTSAFGAILLSFLALSSKEKRLCKEKEFFEHQNIALKVELEHERSVSASAEERHKKELSELNERLEKHFKSTVETAKAELLNINNEKIAKSSNELVSKALEGQIKPLRDEIAKYMSENLKLTTSFRENFDGLRAMSSELSKQANELATALKGNKKIAGNWGESQLDLVLENSGLVLNQNYQKQVLFDDSEGNRRYLDAVVDFGNGKKVVIDAKCSLVHYLEFANASDDESAKSAQKELVKDLRSHIDNLSSKDYQKYNQAYEYVFMFIPNENMLYAGLGGDEKLYQYAYEKGIFLTTPLTLLMALRTVYMCWQNLKIDANTKKIFEAAGGIYDKLFTFINKFETIGRDIAGISKHFDEAKSVLNEGKGNLSKRVNDLKFLGAKTTKELDTTKFDDEDEIVLGDNVERAELLAQNSKENSKENNEQNNA, from the coding sequence ATGGATAATATTTTTTGGATAATTGTAGGCATTGCTTTTGTTACTACTTCGGCTTTTGGGGCGATTTTGCTTAGTTTTTTAGCACTTAGTAGCAAGGAAAAAAGGCTTTGCAAGGAAAAAGAGTTTTTTGAGCATCAAAATATCGCTTTAAAAGTAGAGCTAGAGCATGAAAGAAGCGTGTCTGCTAGCGCAGAAGAAAGACACAAAAAAGAACTTAGCGAGCTAAACGAGCGTTTAGAAAAACACTTTAAAAGCACGGTAGAGACAGCAAAAGCAGAGCTTTTAAACATAAATAATGAAAAAATCGCAAAAAGCTCAAACGAGCTTGTAAGCAAAGCACTAGAGGGGCAAATAAAGCCTTTGCGTGATGAAATAGCAAAGTATATGAGCGAAAATCTAAAGCTTACTACGAGCTTTAGAGAAAACTTTGATGGTTTGCGTGCCATGAGTAGTGAGCTTAGCAAGCAAGCAAACGAGCTAGCCACGGCACTAAAAGGAAATAAAAAAATCGCAGGAAATTGGGGTGAGTCTCAGCTAGATCTGGTGCTAGAAAACAGCGGCCTAGTGCTAAATCAAAACTATCAAAAACAAGTGCTATTTGATGATAGCGAGGGGAATAGACGCTACCTTGATGCGGTGGTGGACTTTGGCAATGGTAAAAAAGTAGTAATTGATGCTAAATGCTCACTAGTTCACTATCTAGAATTTGCTAACGCAAGCGATGATGAGAGCGCAAAATCGGCTCAAAAAGAGCTGGTAAAAGATCTGCGCTCGCACATTGATAATCTTAGCTCAAAAGATTATCAAAAATATAATCAGGCTTATGAGTATGTATTTATGTTTATCCCAAATGAAAATATGCTTTATGCAGGGCTTGGCGGCGATGAAAAACTATATCAATATGCCTATGAAAAAGGTATATTTTTAACCACGCCACTAACCTTGCTTATGGCACTTCGCACCGTCTATATGTGCTGGCAAAATCTAAAAATAGATGCAAATACCAAAAAAATCTTTGAAGCAGCTGGCGGGATATATGACAAGCTCTTTACTTTTATAAACAAATTTGAGACTATAGGGCGTGATATAGCAGGTATTTCTAAGCATTTTGACGAGGCAAAATCTGTGCTAAATGAGGGAAAAGGAAACCTTAGTAAAAGAGTAAATGATCTAAAATTCCTTGGCGCAAAGACTACAAAAGAGCTAGATACTACTAAGTTTGATGATGAAGATGAGATAGTTTTAGGCGATAATGTAGAAAGAGCAGAGCTTTTAGCGCAAAACTCTAAGGAAAATTCTAAGGAAAATAATGAGCAAAATAATGCGTAA